One Glycine max cultivar Williams 82 chromosome 8, Glycine_max_v4.0, whole genome shotgun sequence genomic window, AGTATGCAGTGAAGTCTTTTGAGGAGAAGcaattcaacattttttaatcaattatcatTGTATAACTAGCTACTTAAGGGGTTTTGAGCCTGTgactttttatgtttattaatagTAACAGTATAAATTACCAATCGGGGATATTAGGAAATGCGTTATATATATTCAGCCAATGGTTTATACATGTGATTTTTCCCCCCAAACTGTCCTCATGCTATATGAGttgagttttatttatatgcataaaTTGAACAAAATGAATGCACTTGTTTCGTTTCATAATTTTTGCCTGGCTTTCGTTGCAATGATTTTTTTCCTcatcattcttttatttttgctgCCTTCACTGATatgtagttctttttttttcagataGTGGGCCTTTTGCTAAGCTATTCTGCTGTGGATGTTAATGCCATCAACAAGCAGCAGGAAACAGCCTTGGATTTGGCAGATAAACTGCCATATGGAGATTCAGCTTTGGAAATAAAGGAAGCCCTTGCAGAATATGGTGCTAAGCATGCCAGGTATGTTGGCAAAGAAGATGACGCAATGGAACTTAAAAGAACTGTTAGTGATATAAAGCATGAGGTGCAGTCACAACTTATACAAAATGAAACGACACGACGACGGGTTTCTGGTATTGCCAAGGAGTTGAAGAAACTTCATAGAGAAGCAGTTCAAAACACCATTAATTCTGTCACATTGGTTGCTGTACTTTTTGCCTCAATAGCATTCTTAGCCATCTTCAATTTGCCGGGTCAATATATAACGGACGAAGGAAAAGAGATTGGGAAAGCTAAAATAGCCGATCATGTTAGTTTCCAAGTCTTCTGCCTTCTGAATTCTacatctcttttcatttctcttgCCGTTGTTGTAGTTCAAATTACTTTGGTAGCCTGGGACACAAGGGCTCAAAAGCAGATTGTGTCGGTGGTTAACAAGTTGATGTGGGCTGCATGTGCTTGCACTTGTGGTGCTTTTCTAGCAATAGCTTTTGAGGTTGTTggaaagaaaacatggatgGCTATCACCATCACCCTTTTGGGGGTACCTGTTCTAGTTGGCACTCTAGCAAGCATGTGCTACTTTGTTTTTCGACAACATTTCGGCATTTTCCGCAGTGATTCCCAGAGACGCATCAAGAGAGCAAGTGGAAGCAAATCTTTCTCATGGTCTTACTCTGCAAATATATCAGATTTGGATGAATACAATTCTGACATTGAGAAGATCTATGCCCTgtgagtcaagaatcaagagaaatgtTTCAACCTTTTAACTGAAACTGTTATACTACTGCCAAGTGATAATGTTAGCTCACCGGGATTTCATCATTCATCTTGAGTTTGCAGTTTTTGGTTTCAGGCTGTAtgtgattataattaataatcaaaactTGTAGATTTATgtatatgtaataaaaataatatgaaagggAAGTCCACTACTTAAGTTTGATATTGGAATGAGCATTTTCATTACAATacgaaattaaattttcatctgCACCGTGCAAGAAAATAGAGCTTCCTATCTTAAAAGTGACGCGTGACTAAAGGTCATACGAGTCTATTTCAATCTCTAAGATTACAATTAGCATACAATTGGTGGTTGCTAGAGCTTTATTACTAGAAGCTAAAAGTAAAGCTTATGATTAAAGAGCAAAGGGTGTTGACGTTAATTATTTGAAGTCCGTATATTCTCATCGAAttgattcaatttattttgatattacgCTTTTAATACTAAATTTTGAAAGGCATATTCAACACTTTTCGAATAATACACCAAATTTTGATCCCATTTAAACAGGCAATCACACTGTCCTGAAATaatgaaatcaaatcaaatacaaaACAACTCTTGTGGTACGCCAACTCAAACACTAAGCAGCTAATTCcttattattatactattattgtATATATGGCAGCACATGACATGATAATCAAAAAGcaaattttctaaataaaatatgccCTCTAACCCGCATggttttcaacaaaaacaacagaACCATGTGGGGATGTATCTCGTTTACAAGGTCAAAAGAATAGCCCAGAAAAGTCCAAGCTTTATATTCATCATTCCTTCACCACCTCAAGTCTCCCAACCTTCTATGATATGATTTACAATTTTACAAATCAATACCTGATCCCATTCAAAGTTCACATACATTGGGATCAGTGAGTGCACAATAAGATTTGACTCGATATGGGCAATAAGAAACATTCTAGCTACCCTGGGCTCTTTTAGATGATCTTGATGGAATAACATTAACCTCACTCGACTGAGGTCGCTTTGGTTCTTCCTGTCTCTGTGCCTCCTGCATTTTAAAAGAATACACAACTCATGACTTGAAAAATATGGCCTGTTAAATAATCATAAAACAGAAACAGTTGCCTAATCTCTATACTTTGTGCTTAAGGTCATGTCtagataaaaacaaaaggtaaaatgaattgaatttctctcataagttaaaatcaatttatgcacCTCAATATTTAGAGAAGTAAATAAAAGAGCCTCTACAAAATTTAAcggtaagttaattttaacttaaaggataaaattcattttaggcAGCAACCTTTGATAATGTGGAGGAATTTTTCCGTGACTGTGCCTGTGTTTTCAAGTGCACACGATGCAGGTGCTGCATTTTCTGAAACTGTTGTAGCCTCGCAGCAAAATTTATCCCATTGTGTGAGTTCCCACCATCCATAGCTATGTCACCATCCTCACTGATTTGAGATCCACCAGACATGtgatgatggagaaattgatAGGGATTTCCTGAGGATGTCTTCTTCAATTGCTCACCATTGAACGGATATGATGGCACAGCTTTTAAACGAGTTTTGAGAATCTTGAAGGCAGCACTTTGCTGCATAATGGTATGAAATGAAGTGTCAATATAAACAGCAAACCATGTGTATCGTTAAGATTTATTAGAGTTGATACATTCAAGAAATAATTAGACCCATTAGTTTACACAACCTATGAAAGCATGCTCTCTCTTTTTGCACAATAGTAAATCGCTAGATTAATATGATAGAAATAtgaattatatgataaatagtTTTATCGAAAATGTAAAGATGTACACCAGTAAACATGGTGATACAATGCAATATGTCGTTCCTAAATGCTAAAGTAAAGAAAGAGTTGAAATAATGTTAGGAATTCGCCTCCTACTAAAAGATGCTTGAACTTTGAACACAGTCCACAGGCACAAGGGATGGATGGctcagaaatttttttaaatgataaaaagaaattgtagAAGTTGCACAGACCTGAGGAAGCAACATCAGAAGACCATACAATGTTTTGAATAACCATGTATATCTTCCAGGTTCGAGAAGCtgcaaaattaaataatcattCAACATATTTCCCTTGCAAGTGGATGCATTCATTGGCCTATTAACAATTTAAGCCACAATCATTGGTGGAATAAATTATCTCTTGAATCATAGGTAGTATCGTTAAATATAACTACAACTTAAACCATTAAATTCTGAGTAtttctgaaataaaattaaaactgagacattattaattaaaatatacttaacTATTTTCATTGGTCTAGATGAATTAGTTATTTGTTCCATATATATAACATTGTAGGTTGAGAATAACAAAATAAGGCTTCATTATGATGGATATTGAAAGCTACGATAAATCGCAGCAACcagctttttatttttacaccaaaatacaaatatttctttaataacttttttattctgAACCAAAAAACCAGCTTTTCAAATtgttaacatattaataaataataaatatacctattattattattttccttttaataaaaaagaaaccagTGGAAGGATGCCGTATGACAAGGAAGGATGCAAAATGAATGATACAAGTCTGCCTAGGATATGACTCATCCTATAAAtagttcaaaaaattattttattagaataaatattagggggaaaaagaaagaaaataaatgacgGCATCTGAAATATGCTCATCGAGATTAAATTTCTATGCTCTTTGAGGTTTCATCCAAACAGGAACTATTAATTTTGGTATGAGGCAAgataaatgaaaattgaaacaggacatacaaatcaaaataattgccattgaaaaatatattctatttcAAGATTGTAAGATGTGAAGACAATTTAATTAAGTACCTGCAATCTTAGATAAGCAAAGATTGGAGTTTCCAGCAAGCGAATCAATTTATCCAGCTGGACTAAGAATTTGACATTAATATCCTCCTCAACCAGAGATTGAATCACAGCACTCGCATGTTGGTAAGTCTATCGAGGAAGATAATTCATATTACAGAAAAGGGGGCACACAATCCAAATAAAGCTAAGCCATTATGCACAAATAcactttttaagtaaaaatacgTGTTTGTGTGTCTGAGTGCACAAGTTCGAGAGTTAAACATAGAACCAGTAATAATCAAAACCAATTTATGGATACCTACCTGAGCTAATAAGCACAGACTTATAATTGCCATTGGGAAAGGGCCCCCCGGGGCATACAAAGAAACATATAATTCCTTCCCACCAGGATTTCCCAGGGATTGCTCTGAAAGATTCCAAATTCGAGTAGTTCCGATGATGTAAGTAAGATCAAATTCAAAGCCtgatttgggggggggggggggggggcgagATAAAATGCAAATGAATGTCACTTCAGGTCATGttcttgaaaaaagaaaagaaaaatataacacTGAGCATAAAGTGAAGCAGAAGTGTTATATGATAGTCAACTTCTCAACAGTTCCATAAAACTCCTTGCCAGTTCATTGCCCCTAGTCATACTTGACCTCCATCAATCTTATAGTAAATGAATATTGTCAACTTCTATCGGATATTACACAAATGAACAATAATGAATTtcaagaaattaataattaaaaccaaatgcTTAAAACCGATGTTTGGGTAAAATTTCAAGGATCCAAGGCAGtacaaaaatattgtaaaaaccAGATCCTGTGATTCTTGTGATTACTCTATTAAGTTTTAAACAGATCATGAAATCATTGAAAATCAAACATCTTCGACAATCCTTTCTAAGAGATTCATTAATGTGATTGTACCTgaaatttaaatacaagcccACATTAATCATTTGAAGGAGGATTAAGCTTCTGTTTCCTTTTCAGATTTCAAAAATCGGATCTCACAAACAGTTATActgataaaaaatttcaaaaaaatctgAAGGGATTATAGCTTGTTAAAATGTGGTCACACCATAATTGTCTTTTACTTTAGAAAGTAGAGCATACTGATCAAAGCCTATTAACAAACATTTAGGCAAAATATACAATTACATattattcaaaaagttttttatacAGCTGCCCATAAATACAAgcaaataaaatgtattaagtACAAGCTTCATGCTAGTGtttcattagattttttttttatgaagtagGTCATAGACAATGAACAATACAGATCAGGAGTATATAACAGGTCTTTATTAAGCTTCTCAGAAAAGTCACAACCAACCTGAACCATAATTGATGCAAAATCCAAGTCAGATTCCGCTTCTAGTATTGTAGAAAGTTCACGGTAGACTCTCTCAGCATTCAAAAGCACACAAAGTCGACGAATTATCAAAGCACCACGCCTACAATgttataaataaactaaaatcaatACTTAAGAAAGTGGAAGTTAGtagtaaaaacatattttagcaaAACCATATATAGGgccagtttgtttaaactttaaaaaaaggattcttaaaaagtgattttttaataaGGAAATAGTAgttgcttattaaaaaaaaagcaggaaactacctttaaaaaaaaatttagacaaatacaaaaaaagcagaaaactacttattttattaaaaaaagtgttttaaaaaaagaagcttaAACAAATAGCCCCATAACCTAAGAATATGTTGGATGGAGAAAAACAGCTGCTTACTTCTCCAAAAGGGAATTGTCTACCCGGAAATTGTGCACTAGGAAGACAACAAGTTGCCGAAAGTGCTGAGGATCTTTTGCAATGCATGCATGAACATCAAGAACTAGAAGAACAacctatttaataaaaaaaaaactgtaatgaATTACTGAAAATTCAGATGAGTTTCAATTTGCACAAAAAAAGTGGACAATATTGCAAATAAGGATAGgaaaaacttcaaaaaatcatttttttattctgtaatcaagaatcaagagtcaaaaaGGTATCTAATTGCAGTCCATCAGTGGTGGAATTGCACAAATGCTTTTAACAGAACAAATGAAGACAAGGTACATCTGGGGGACGATAGGAAATCATCCtaaacagaaaaattaaatatataaaaaagtccataatggcaaaaaaaaaatctcatttttccATAGCATCTGATACTACCTaatattttgtcatgttttgacctgtaaatatattaaaacttcaaagttcacCCATCCAGTACAAAATATTCTAGTGGATGCCACAGTAAATTTGATGCATGAAACCTACAGACGAGAGTTAATGAGACTGTAATACTCAGGCCTAAGGCTACTCAACATTCTTGCCAAACACTTAAGGATGGCGTTTAGCATTTCAACAACTGGtcgcttattttttaaaagcaatttCTATTACATAGGGGAAAAAGGGTGGATGGAGCACTGAATGTGAACGTCctaagaagaaaatgatgaaaacaGTAACTTATCCATATGGTTTGATTAAATCACTGTATATAACTTATCCATAAGATAAGTGAACAGATGAAACCACATTTGCAGAGATTTTGAGAAATGAACGATTGATGAAatagagatgaaaaaaaaaactatctggATAACACTACCTCATCAGATGGATCTGAAAGTGCCTTGAGCAGGGTGTCAAATATGTCATTCAGAAATTCCAAAACCTGTTTCGGACATTAAGGAAATCACACAAAAGCTTTTACAGAGCATTTCAGGTAAACAAAAATAGCAATCTAGTCACCTCGGTACGATATTTGTTTAAAAGGGTTGATATCCAGTGCAAAGCTTCGATTCGAGTAGCCTCCAGTTCACTAGATAATTGCCTGGTCAGTCAAACCATCCCAAAAATCATTCTACAGAATAATCAGTGCAAAATACAGTACTTGGCTAAATACAAAGGACCCTCAATCATTTCTCAATAGCTTCTACAGTATTCAAACCACCCTAGAAAGAAAAACCATACCTCCTGGCAATGGAGAGGATTGCTCCTACATCAAACGCTTCAGCTGGATCTGCTTTGAGGGCACGTAGCTCTTCATTGGTTTCACGAGCAACCTAACATGTAAGTGAtagataatttcaaatttatagaTTACATGGAAGGAACCaatgtcattaaaaaaaaagctataaaaaaaacagaaagcaAAACAATAGATGAGGAAAGAATTAAAGAAATTCTCAAGAGAACCTACAACTctaattttctcttctttatctGCTATACAAGGCAAAATGGCTCCAAGAATGTCAGCATAATATGGAACAAGCTGGTCTCCACCAAGCTTGACAAACTCATTTATCTGTTAAAATGAGAACACcgacattatttaaatttaaataaaaagcaaatgaatcaCAAAACAGTAACtaatactttttcttttgatatagaAAGAATTTTTAGCTTTGAAGAGATGCCAATCCTAAGCATAAAGTATTATAAGAGCAAATGGTTTACTATCAAGTCAAAGAATTGCAGTACCACTTACCCATGTGATAGCTGTTAGCCTAGTGAATTCATCTGGAGAACCTGCCCTCTGTACCAGGATTTCAGCCATGCGACCATAATCTACAGACTTCAAGAGTAGCACTGCTCGAGTcagaaaatgataaatgaacaaaaaacttTGCTTTTGTGTCAAAGTAGTAGTTGAAAATGAAGCACAGCTCTGTTAATCAATACAAGCACAAGCTAACAGGTATATCAACCCTAAAAGATGGATTAggggaaagataaaaaaaatggacaaTGGCTGCAATAAGTTTTACTTGTACAGGTAACGAGAATCTAATGATATACAAGCAGAAATGGggaaaccataaaaaaaagggATAATGGCTTTCAAATATTCCTCAGGCAGATAACAAAGGGAAAAAAGCAATGGcacaaaagaagaatcaaaccaGAAGCTTTACAACTCgaacaaaagaggaaaaatacaTTAGTAAGAGCCTTACTGGGGAGTTTTTAATCTCTTGAAGAAACTCTGAAAGAGCTGAATCAGCTTGTTGACGTATCTCATGACTCGAATCACTCAACATATTAAATAAGCCTGAGATGTTACAGATGATTAGGTGGTAGACTTTCATTTTGTATAAAATGTTGAGAAAGAAAATGACCATTCTTCAAACAATACACTTACCATCAAGAAAATCAGGAAGAAACCCCAGCATATCAATATCTGGGACACTATCCAATACAGTAATCCATCCTACCAAAAACTGACGGACATATGGATTC contains:
- the LOC100785891 gene encoding ankyrin repeat-containing protein At2g01680 is translated as MEAKGVRFLAYQSIFSSVGSGDFDGVKKLVEEVKKEEGSSLSDVMSLQNDAGETALYIAAENNLQEMFSFLLSICHFEVVKIRSKADMNAFHVAAKRGNLDIVRELLNIWPEVCKLCDSSNTSPLYSAAVQDHLDVVDAILDVDVSSMFIVRKNGKTSLHNAARYGVHRIVKTLIARDPGIVCIKDKKGQTALHMAVKGQCTSVVEEILLADPSILNERDKKGNTALHMATRKCRSQIVGLLLSYSAVDVNAINKQQETALDLADKLPYGDSALEIKEALAEYGAKHARYVGKEDDAMELKRTVSDIKHEVQSQLIQNETTRRRVSGIAKELKKLHREAVQNTINSVTLVAVLFASIAFLAIFNLPGQYITDEGKEIGKAKIADHVSFQVFCLLNSTSLFISLAVVVVQITLVAWDTRAQKQIVSVVNKLMWAACACTCGAFLAIAFEVVGKKTWMAITITLLGVPVLVGTLASMCYFVFRQHFGIFRSDSQRRIKRASGSKSFSWSYSANISDLDEYNSDIEKIYAL